One stretch of Macrobrachium nipponense isolate FS-2020 chromosome 16, ASM1510439v2, whole genome shotgun sequence DNA includes these proteins:
- the LOC135195450 gene encoding uncharacterized protein PF3D7_1120000-like codes for MQFIGALVLASLWEVVGNKGIPRQEVTESKDFPGQEVKEVTESKDFPGQEVKEVTESKDFPGQEVTESKDFPGQEVTESKDFPGHEVTESKDFPGQEVTESKDFPGQEVTESKDFPGQEVTESKDFPGQEVTESKDFPGQEVTESKDFPGQEVTENKKCPTQEVTQNKDNTRQEVTENTDNARQEVTENKDNARQEVTENKDNARQEVTENQGQCETRGHRKQGQCETRGHRKQGQFETSGHRKEDRCIFLFRSNLLR; via the exons ATGCAATTTATAGGTGCCCTCGTGTTGGCATCTCTTTGGGAGGTCGTGGGAAACAAGGGCATTCCTAGACAAGAGGTGACAGAAAGCAAGGACTTTCCTGGACAAGAGGTGAAAGAGGTGACAGAAAGCAAGGACTTTCCTGGACAAGAGGTGAAAGAGGTGACAGAAAGCAAGGACTTTCCTGGACAAGAG GTGACAGAAAGCAAGGACTTTCCTGGACAAGAGGTGACAGAAAGCAAGGACTTTCCTGGACATGAGGTGACAGAAAGCAAGGACTTTCCTGGACAAGAGGTGACAGAAAGCAAGGACTTTCCTGGACAAGAGGTGACAGAAAGCAAGGACTTTCCTGGACAAGAGGTGACAGAAAGCAAGGACTTTCCTGGACAAGAGGTGACAGAAAGCAAGGACTTTCCTGGACAAGAGGTGACAGAAAGCAAGGACTTTCCTGGACAAGAGGTGACAGAAAACAAGAAATGTCCAACACAAGAGGTCACACAAAATAAGGACAATACGAGACAAGAGGTCACAGAAAACACGGACAATGCGAGACAAGAGGTCACAGAAAACAAGGACAATGCGAGACAAGAGGTCACAGAAAACAAGGACAATGCGAGACAAGAGGTCACAGAAAACCAAGGACAATGCGAGACAAGAGGTCACAGAAAACAAGGACAATGCGAGACAAGAGGTCACAGAAAACAAGGACAATTCGAGACAAGTGGTCACAGAAAGGAAGACCGGTGTATATTTCTTTTCAGAAGTAATTTATTGAGATAA